The Thermodesulfovibrio sp. 3462-1 genome contains the following window.
AACAGGCAATTTTTATTCCTTCTTTAAAAAGTTCTTTCTCAACTATTTTGAGAAGTTCATTGTCTCCTCTGAGTTTAGCCGAAAAAAGCATTTTTATTGCTCTTAGGTCAGGCTTAATTTTTTCTCTTTCAAAAATAATTTTTTTAGGCACTTTACCTGTTAAAATCACTTCTTTAACATTATTTTTTTTTAAAAAATCTATAATCTCTCCTGCCTTACCTATGTTTATCCATTCAAATAAGTCGCTGTATTTGCTCAATTCATCATTGGCAAGTCCCTGTAAGGCGACTGTAATAACTCTGTAACCCCTACTCTGTAGCGCTTTTACAGTGATAAGAGGAAAGTAGCCTTCGGCAGCAATGACTCCTATCTGCATATTCCTCTTTTGTTTGCTTCTATGAATTCTATTAAATGAATGATTTCAGGAATCTGAGGAAGCTCTTTTTTAACTTTTTCAATCGCTTCTTTTAATTGAAGTTTGTCTCTGAATAGAATTTTATAAGCTTTTTTTAATATATTGATGGTTTCATCACTGAACCCTCTTCTTTTAAGTCCTACAGAATTCAATCCATAAAGTTTTGCTCTTGGACCTGAAGCCATTGTAAAGGGAGGGACATCCTGTCCAACTCCGCTAAAGCCTCCTATCATTGCATGAGCACCTATTCTTGTAAATTGATGCACTGCAACTAATCCTCCAATAAATGCAAAGTCTTCAACTTGAACATGACCAGCTAATGTGGCAAGATTTGCCATGATTACTGAGTTTCCTATTTTGCAGTCATGAGCAATATGGACATAAGCCATGATAAAATTATTATCTCCGATTACTGTCCAGCCATCTCCTGAAACACTTGCTCTATGGATTGTTACATATTCTCTGATGGTATTATTACTGCCAATTTTAACTCCTGTTGGTTGTCCTTTATATTTAATATCCTGCGGCGGAAAACCTATTGATGTAAATGGAAATATTGTGCAGTTTTCCCCTATTTCAGTTATTCCTTCAATTTGAACATGATTAATAAGACGTGTGCCTTTGCCTATTCTAACATTGTCTCCAATTATACAATAAGGACCTATAACTACATCTTCATCTATTTCTGCTTTAGAACTAACAATTGCTGTTTTGTGTATTTGACTCATTAACCTTTACCTCACTTTGTAACCATTGCTGTAAATTCTGCTTCTGTGGTAATTTTTTCATTAACTTTAGCAATACCTGAAAATTTCCAAACTCCTCCTCTTCTATGAACAACATTGACTTCAAAAACAATTTGATCTCCTGGAGTAATAGGCTTGCGAAACTTAACCTTTTCTATGCTTAAGAATAAAACACCTGTTCCTTCTATACCTGATTTAAAGGCAAGAACACCTGCTACCTGAGCCATTGCTTCAACTATCAGAACCCCTGGCATTACAGGATTTCCTGGAAAATGTCCCTGGAAAAAGGGCTCATTTATTGTAACATTTTTTATTCCTATAGCTTTTTCATTGGGTATAATTTCTAAAACTCTATCAACCAGCAAAAAAGGATACCTGTGAGGGAGAATATTCATTATTTCTTTAATATCAATCATCGCGAACCTCCTTTTTAAGCTTGCTCAAGTTGTTTAATTTTTTCTTCAAGCTCTCTTACTTTTCTGTAAAGCTCTGGAAGTTTTTGAAAAATTGCATTTGCTTTAAGCCACTCTCTGTGAGAAAATACAGGTATGCCTGAGTAAACTCCCTTTGATAGTTTTCCAGGCATTACTCCAGATTTTGCTGTAATTATTGTTCCTGCTTCAACTTCTACATGGTCAGAAATACCGACCTGTCCTGCGAGTATGCATCCATCACCAATATTAGAGCTTCCAGCAATTCCTACCTGTGCAACGATTATACAATTCTGTCCAATTTTTACATTGTGTGCAATTTGAACAAGATTGTCAATTTTCGTCCCTTTTTCAATAATTGTATTTCCTGTTGTAGCTCTGTCTATTGTAACACAAGCACCAATTTCAACATCATCTTCAATAACTACTCCACCAACTTGCGGAATTTTATGATGTTTGCCTTCATGGAAGATATAACCAAATCCATCAGAGCCAATGACACTTCCAGAATGAATTATTACTCTTGAGCCGATTTTAACTTTTTCTCTTATTGTAACATTAGGATAAATTATACAATCAGAACCTATTAAGGTTTCCCTGCCAATAAAGACAAAGGGATAAACTACAGTGTTGTCTCCTATGTAAACATTTTCTTCAATATAGACAAAAGGATAAATTGTTACATTATTGCCAAGTTTAACTGTATTAGCCACCAATGCTTTTTCGCTTATTCCTTTATGTGTATGAGGTTTTACATAAAAGATTTCAAGAAGCTTGGCAAAGACAAATTGAGGATTTTCAGTAATAAGTTGAGGTTTGTTTATCTCTTCAATTTTTTCTTTTACAATAAATGCAGAAGCTTTACTGTTTTTAGCAGATTCAATATATTTTGAACTTGCTATGTAAGTAATATCGCCTTCCCGGGAATCTTCAAAGCCTTTTACTCCCGTTATTTCAATATTACCATCTCCCTCAACTTTTGCATTAAAAATTTTCGCTATTTCAAAAAGCTTCATTTTTTCCCTTTTTGCTGGGATGTTTTTTGATTATAAAGTGATATTATTTTATCTGTAATATCAACCTCAGGAGTTGTAAAAATGATAATCTGTTCAACTTTTTCAATTATGAGACTATATCTTTCTTTTTGAGCATATTCATTAATTAGTTGTTTTATTTCTTTAAACATGCTCTGAGTAATTTCATTCTGTTTTTTCTGAAACTCCATCTGATAATCGGCTGCTGTTCTTTGAAGTTCTCTTCCAAGACGATCAATTTCATCTTCCTTAGCTTTTCTTGTATCTTCACTTAAAACAGAGCGTTTTTTCTCAAGTTCGTCCTTTAAGGTTTGAATTTTTTTCTGTTTTTCTTCAAGAATTTTCTGTATCTCTTCAAGCATATTCTGAAGTTGTCCTACAGCTTTTTTCCCTTCCTCTGACTCATTTAACACCCTGTAAACATCAACCACTCCAATTTTAAGCTCTGCACGAGCAACTGAAACAAAAGACATTGTTAAGAAAACTGCAACTACCAGAAATAGAAATTTTTTCATTTCCTTTTCCCTCCTGTTTTATTGTTTTAATTAGAAGAATGAACCAAATCCAAACTCAATTTTTGACTTTGATTCTCCTTCCTTTCTATTAAGATTTATTCCATAGTCTATTTTTACAGGACCAAGTGGTGAAAACCATCTAAAGCCAAATCCTGTTGTATATTTTATATCAGAACCAAATTTTTCACCTTCATTGTATCCTTTACCCATATCAACAAAGAGTAATCCTTTTAACTTCATTTCAGCTACAATTGGGAAAAGATATTCAATGTTGAATATTATTGCTCTTTTTGCTCCAATTGGTTTATTTTTACTGTCCTTTGGTCCAGCTTCACCATACCCAACGCCTCTTATCGTATCAAGTCCACCAATATAAAATCTTTCATAAAGTGGATATTTTTTACCAAAAAGAGTATCAGACATGCCAAG
Protein-coding sequences here:
- the lpxD gene encoding UDP-3-O-(3-hydroxymyristoyl)glucosamine N-acyltransferase: MKLFEIAKIFNAKVEGDGNIEITGVKGFEDSREGDITYIASSKYIESAKNSKASAFIVKEKIEEINKPQLITENPQFVFAKLLEIFYVKPHTHKGISEKALVANTVKLGNNVTIYPFVYIEENVYIGDNTVVYPFVFIGRETLIGSDCIIYPNVTIREKVKIGSRVIIHSGSVIGSDGFGYIFHEGKHHKIPQVGGVVIEDDVEIGACVTIDRATTGNTIIEKGTKIDNLVQIAHNVKIGQNCIIVAQVGIAGSSNIGDGCILAGQVGISDHVEVEAGTIITAKSGVMPGKLSKGVYSGIPVFSHREWLKANAIFQKLPELYRKVRELEEKIKQLEQA
- the fabZ gene encoding 3-hydroxyacyl-ACP dehydratase FabZ, with amino-acid sequence MIDIKEIMNILPHRYPFLLVDRVLEIIPNEKAIGIKNVTINEPFFQGHFPGNPVMPGVLIVEAMAQVAGVLAFKSGIEGTGVLFLSIEKVKFRKPITPGDQIVFEVNVVHRRGGVWKFSGIAKVNEKITTEAEFTAMVTK
- a CDS encoding OmpH family outer membrane protein yields the protein MKKFLFLVVAVFLTMSFVSVARAELKIGVVDVYRVLNESEEGKKAVGQLQNMLEEIQKILEEKQKKIQTLKDELEKKRSVLSEDTRKAKEDEIDRLGRELQRTAADYQMEFQKKQNEITQSMFKEIKQLINEYAQKERYSLIIEKVEQIIIFTTPEVDITDKIISLYNQKTSQQKGKK
- the lpxA gene encoding acyl-ACP--UDP-N-acetylglucosamine O-acyltransferase, which translates into the protein MSQIHKTAIVSSKAEIDEDVVIGPYCIIGDNVRIGKGTRLINHVQIEGITEIGENCTIFPFTSIGFPPQDIKYKGQPTGVKIGSNNTIREYVTIHRASVSGDGWTVIGDNNFIMAYVHIAHDCKIGNSVIMANLATLAGHVQVEDFAFIGGLVAVHQFTRIGAHAMIGGFSGVGQDVPPFTMASGPRAKLYGLNSVGLKRRGFSDETINILKKAYKILFRDKLQLKEAIEKVKKELPQIPEIIHLIEFIEANKRGICR